In the Hyphomicrobiales bacterium genome, one interval contains:
- a CDS encoding DUF2312 domain-containing protein, with amino-acid sequence MKDDADFRRHNQKAYDVTADELRQFIERYERLESEKKDVAEQQKGLMAEAKGRGYDTKVMRKVVALRKRKPDDIAEEEAILDLYKAALGMA; translated from the coding sequence ATGAAGGATGATGCGGATTTCCGCCGGCACAATCAGAAAGCCTATGATGTCACCGCAGACGAGCTGCGCCAGTTTATCGAGCGCTATGAGCGGCTGGAGTCCGAGAAAAAGGACGTGGCCGAGCAGCAAAAAGGGCTGATGGCCGAAGCCAAGGGCCGTGGCTATGACACCAAGGTCATGCGCAAGGTCGTCGCCCTGCGCAAGCGCAAGCCCGATGATATCGCCGAGGAAGAGGCCATCCTCGACCTCTACAAGGCCGCGTTGGGGATGGCGTGA